A single window of Actinomycetes bacterium DNA harbors:
- a CDS encoding YebC/PmpR family DNA-binding transcriptional regulator has protein sequence MSGHSKWATTKHKKAVVDAKRSKLFAKLIKNIEVAARTGGGDPDGNPTLYDAIQKAKKSSVPNDNIDRAVKRGSGAEGGGAEYQTIMYEGYGPGGVAVLIECLTDNRNRAASDVRVAMTRNGGSMADPGSVSYLFTRKGVVIVPKNDLSEDDVLAAVLDAGAEEVNDLDEAYEIVSEATDLVAVRKALQAAGIDYDSADPTFLPSVTVELDEEGARKVFRLIEALEDSDDVQNVYANYDVSDEILEAVG, from the coding sequence ATGAGCGGCCACTCCAAGTGGGCCACGACCAAGCACAAGAAGGCGGTCGTCGACGCCAAGCGGTCGAAGCTGTTCGCCAAGCTGATCAAGAACATCGAGGTCGCCGCCCGGACCGGCGGTGGCGACCCGGACGGCAACCCGACGCTGTACGACGCGATCCAGAAGGCGAAGAAGTCCAGCGTCCCCAACGACAACATCGACCGCGCGGTCAAGCGCGGCTCCGGTGCGGAGGGCGGCGGCGCGGAGTACCAGACGATCATGTACGAGGGGTACGGCCCCGGCGGGGTCGCCGTCCTCATCGAGTGCCTCACCGACAACCGCAACCGCGCCGCCTCCGACGTGCGCGTCGCGATGACCCGCAACGGCGGCTCGATGGCCGACCCCGGCTCGGTTTCCTACCTGTTCACCCGCAAGGGCGTGGTCATCGTGCCGAAGAACGACCTGTCCGAGGACGACGTCCTCGCGGCCGTGCTCGACGCCGGCGCGGAGGAGGTCAACGACCTCGACGAGGCGTACGAGATCGTCTCGGAGGCGACCGACCTCGTGGCGGTCCGCAAGGCCCTGCAGGCCGCGGGCATCGACTACGACTCCGCCGACCCGACGTTCCTGCCCTCGGTCACCGTCGAGCTCGACGAGGAGGGCGCCCGCAAGGTGTTCCGCCTCATCGAGGCCCTCGAGGACAGCGACGACGTGCAGAACGTGTACGCGAACTACGACGTCTCCGACGAGATCCTCGAGGCAGTCGGCTGA
- the pdxT gene encoding pyridoxal 5'-phosphate synthase glutaminase subunit PdxT has product MVSGPAVGVLALQGDVREHLRALEAAGALAVPVRRPEELARVDALVLPGGESTTIAKLARTFDVLEPLRQRVKAGMPTYGSCAGMILLADRVLDAAADQETVGGIDVTVRRNAFGRQVDSFEADVRLTALDGAPVHAVFIRAPWVEEAGPAVEVLGRVESGPAAGRIVAVRQGHLLATSFHPELTGDLRVHAYFVEMVRGKQA; this is encoded by the coding sequence ATCGTGAGCGGGCCGGCGGTGGGAGTCCTGGCGCTGCAGGGCGACGTCCGTGAGCACCTGCGCGCCCTGGAGGCGGCCGGTGCGCTCGCCGTGCCCGTACGCCGTCCCGAGGAGCTCGCCCGCGTCGATGCCCTCGTCCTGCCGGGCGGGGAGTCGACCACCATCGCCAAGCTGGCGCGGACCTTCGACGTGCTCGAGCCACTCCGTCAGCGGGTCAAGGCGGGGATGCCGACGTACGGCTCCTGCGCCGGGATGATCCTCCTCGCCGACCGCGTTCTGGATGCCGCCGCCGACCAGGAGACGGTCGGGGGGATCGACGTGACGGTGCGGCGCAACGCCTTCGGGCGCCAGGTCGACTCCTTCGAGGCCGACGTACGGCTCACCGCACTCGACGGCGCGCCGGTCCACGCCGTCTTCATCCGTGCGCCGTGGGTGGAGGAGGCCGGGCCCGCCGTCGAGGTCCTCGGCCGGGTCGAGTCCGGGCCCGCCGCCGGTAGGATCGTCGCCGTCCGGCAGGGGCATCTGCTCGCGACGTCCTTCCACCCCGAGCTGACCGGGGACCTGCGCGTGCACGCGTACTTCGTCGAGATGGTGAGAGGCAAGCAGGCATGA
- the pdxS gene encoding pyridoxal 5'-phosphate synthase lyase subunit PdxS gives MATEHPVPDTSAAADAARPTGTARVKRGMAEMLKGGVIMDVVTAEQARIAEDAGAVAVMALERVPADIRAQGGVARMSDPDLIDAIIAEVSIPVMAKARIGHFVEAQVLQSLGVDYVDESEVLTPADYAHHIDKWAFTVPFVCGATNLGEALRRISEGAAMIRSKGEAGTGDVSNATTHMRAIRDEIRRLTTLPEDELYVAAKDLQAPYELVREVASLGRLPVVLFTAGGIATPADAAMMMQLGADGVFVGSGIFKSGEPARRAEAIVKAVTFYDDPDVIAKVSRGLGEAMVGINVDDVPVDHRLASRGW, from the coding sequence GTGGCAACCGAGCACCCAGTCCCCGACACCAGCGCCGCCGCGGACGCGGCCCGCCCGACCGGGACCGCGCGCGTGAAGCGCGGGATGGCCGAGATGCTCAAGGGCGGCGTGATCATGGACGTGGTCACCGCCGAGCAGGCCCGCATCGCCGAGGACGCGGGTGCGGTGGCGGTGATGGCGCTGGAGCGCGTACCTGCCGACATCCGGGCCCAGGGCGGCGTCGCGCGGATGAGCGACCCCGACCTCATCGACGCGATCATCGCCGAGGTGTCCATCCCGGTGATGGCCAAGGCGCGCATCGGGCACTTCGTCGAGGCCCAGGTCCTGCAGTCCCTCGGCGTGGACTACGTCGACGAGTCCGAGGTCCTGACGCCCGCCGACTACGCCCACCACATCGACAAGTGGGCGTTCACGGTGCCGTTCGTGTGCGGCGCGACGAACCTCGGCGAGGCGCTGCGCCGCATCAGCGAGGGCGCCGCGATGATCCGGTCGAAGGGGGAGGCGGGCACCGGGGACGTCTCGAACGCGACGACGCACATGCGCGCGATCCGGGACGAGATCCGCCGGCTGACCACGCTGCCCGAGGACGAGCTGTACGTCGCCGCGAAGGACCTGCAGGCGCCCTACGAGCTGGTCCGCGAGGTGGCCTCGCTGGGTCGGCTGCCGGTCGTGCTGTTCACCGCGGGCGGGATCGCCACCCCGGCGGACGCGGCGATGATGATGCAGCTGGGCGCGGACGGCGTCTTCGTCGGCTCGGGGATCTTCAAGTCCGGCGAGCCGGCCCGACGGGCCGAGGCGATCGTCAAGGCGGTCACCTTCTACGACGACCCGGACGTCATCGCCAAGGTCTCCCGCGGTCTCGGCGAGGCGATGGTCGGGATCAACGTCGACGACGTACCCGTCGACCACCGCCTCGCCTCCCGGGGCTGGTAG
- a CDS encoding DUF3048 domain-containing protein — MSRRHLIALLALAGTAALVTACTSGGSSPATSTAPLASSSALASSGSLSPSTSGSPSSSAPVVVQRSLLSGRVGMKDGRVLVVKLDNTPYAEPHAGIEDADVVYIEQVEGGLTRMAAVFSTEIPKKIGPIRSARIADIDLFAQYGKVAFAYSGAQHRLRPVIAAANLFNVSGDVGPAGYFRDPSRPAPYNFFGVGPELLARAPHAAHAKDVGFRFSTTPPPGGLKVSSATVRWPAAKAVFVWNPATQRWLLTMDGIKAISDGKRMGGTTVVVQYVRMYDSGYGDRHGGITPMSVTIGSGSALVLRNGKAYAARWSRASKTSGTIWTTSTGARLPFAPGQVWVLLVNRTTHATLTR, encoded by the coding sequence GTGTCTCGACGTCACCTGATCGCCTTGCTCGCGCTCGCGGGCACGGCCGCGCTCGTCACCGCCTGCACCTCCGGCGGGTCGAGCCCCGCGACCAGCACCGCGCCGCTGGCCTCCTCGTCCGCTCTGGCCAGCTCCGGCTCGCTGTCCCCGTCGACGTCGGGCTCGCCGTCGTCGTCCGCTCCGGTTGTGGTGCAGCGTTCGCTGCTGTCCGGACGGGTCGGGATGAAGGACGGGCGGGTGCTCGTGGTCAAGCTCGACAACACGCCCTACGCCGAGCCGCACGCGGGCATCGAGGACGCCGACGTGGTCTACATCGAACAGGTCGAGGGCGGCCTGACGCGCATGGCCGCCGTCTTCTCGACCGAGATCCCGAAGAAGATCGGCCCCATCCGCAGCGCGCGGATCGCCGACATCGACCTGTTCGCCCAGTACGGCAAGGTCGCCTTCGCCTACTCGGGCGCCCAGCACAGGCTGCGCCCGGTGATCGCCGCCGCGAACCTGTTCAACGTCAGCGGTGACGTCGGGCCGGCGGGGTACTTCCGTGACCCGAGCCGCCCGGCGCCGTACAACTTCTTCGGCGTCGGCCCCGAGCTGCTCGCACGGGCCCCGCACGCGGCCCACGCCAAGGACGTGGGCTTCCGCTTCTCGACGACTCCGCCGCCGGGCGGCCTCAAGGTCAGCAGCGCCACCGTGCGCTGGCCGGCGGCGAAGGCGGTCTTCGTCTGGAACCCGGCCACTCAGCGCTGGCTGCTCACCATGGACGGCATCAAGGCGATCTCCGACGGCAAACGCATGGGCGGCACCACGGTCGTCGTCCAGTACGTGCGGATGTACGACTCCGGCTACGGCGACCGTCACGGGGGCATCACCCCGATGTCGGTGACCATCGGCAGCGGCAGCGCCCTGGTGCTGCGCAACGGCAAGGCGTACGCCGCCCGCTGGTCGCGGGCGTCGAAGACGAGCGGCACGATCTGGACGACCTCGACCGGTGCACGCCTGCCGTTCGCGCCGGGCCAGGTGTGGGTCCTGCTGGTCAACCGCACGACGCACGCCACCCTGACCCGCTGA